One Natrinema longum genomic window carries:
- the purL gene encoding phosphoribosylformylglycinamidine synthase subunit PurL, translating into MSLADSDRELVVSELGREPTRAEAALFENLWSEHCAYRSSRPLLSAFDSEGEQVVVGPGDDAAVVSLDDETYITMGIESHNHPSYVDPFDGAATGVGGIVRDTLSMGAYPIALADSLYFGEFDDEHSKYLFEGVVEGISHYGNCIGVPTVAGSVDFHPDYEGNPLVNVACVGLTTEERLVTAEAQEPGNKLVLVGNGTGRDGLGGASFASEDLAEDAETEDRPAVQVGDPYAEKLLIEANEALVDEDLIESARDLGAAGLGGASSEMVAKADLGAHIELERVHQREPNMNALEILLAESQERMCYEVEPDNVDRVRELVERFDLGCSVIGEVTDGNYVCTFEGETVVDVDAYFLGEGAPMNDLSTADPAEPETDLPDVDLEDAFEAIVSSPNTASKRWVYRQYDHEVGVRTSVGPGDDAAIIAVREAEQGLALSSGGAPNWTDVAPYEGARAVALENATNIAAKGATPLAAVDCLNGGNPEKPDVYGGFTGIVDGLAEMCETLSTPVVGGNVSLYNDSVAGPIPPTPTLAMVGSKDGYDAPPLAVEPDGDLLLVGDLGLEAGSPRLGGSEYLAQFDGSDAFPDLPADPAAVVETLAAVANDDATLAVHDVSHGGLAVALAEMVTEDAGLEVAIPSDQPAGALFHEQPGRALVQTESPEAVREAFDGVAPVVELGSATDDGRLAVDAGRTLTADAAEIRDRRGTIERELE; encoded by the coding sequence ATGAGTCTTGCCGATTCGGACCGCGAACTCGTCGTTTCCGAGCTGGGGCGGGAACCGACTCGAGCGGAGGCGGCGCTGTTCGAGAACCTCTGGAGCGAACACTGCGCGTACCGCTCCTCGCGACCGCTGCTGTCGGCGTTCGACAGCGAGGGCGAGCAGGTCGTCGTCGGGCCGGGCGACGACGCAGCGGTCGTCTCGCTGGATGATGAGACGTATATTACAATGGGAATCGAGAGCCACAACCATCCCTCCTACGTGGATCCGTTCGACGGCGCGGCGACGGGCGTCGGCGGCATCGTCCGGGACACCCTCTCGATGGGGGCCTACCCGATCGCGCTCGCGGATTCGCTGTACTTCGGGGAGTTCGACGACGAACACTCGAAGTACCTCTTCGAGGGCGTCGTCGAGGGGATCAGCCACTACGGGAACTGCATCGGCGTTCCGACGGTCGCCGGCAGCGTCGACTTCCATCCCGACTACGAGGGGAATCCGTTGGTCAACGTCGCCTGCGTCGGCCTGACCACCGAGGAACGTCTCGTCACCGCCGAGGCCCAGGAGCCCGGCAACAAACTCGTGCTCGTCGGGAACGGGACCGGCCGGGACGGACTCGGCGGCGCGAGCTTCGCCAGCGAAGACCTCGCGGAGGACGCCGAGACGGAGGACCGACCCGCGGTACAGGTCGGCGACCCATACGCCGAAAAGTTACTCATCGAGGCCAACGAGGCGCTCGTCGACGAAGACCTGATCGAGTCCGCCCGCGACCTCGGTGCCGCCGGCCTCGGCGGTGCCTCCAGCGAGATGGTCGCCAAGGCCGATCTCGGCGCACACATCGAACTCGAGCGGGTTCACCAGCGCGAGCCGAACATGAACGCGCTGGAGATCCTCCTCGCGGAATCCCAGGAGCGGATGTGTTACGAGGTCGAACCGGACAACGTCGACCGCGTGCGCGAGCTCGTCGAGCGGTTCGATCTGGGCTGTTCAGTTATCGGCGAGGTCACCGACGGCAACTACGTCTGCACCTTCGAGGGCGAGACGGTCGTCGACGTGGACGCGTACTTCCTCGGCGAGGGCGCGCCGATGAACGACCTCTCGACCGCGGACCCGGCGGAACCCGAAACCGATCTGCCCGACGTCGACCTCGAGGATGCGTTCGAAGCGATCGTCTCGAGCCCGAACACCGCCTCGAAGCGGTGGGTCTACCGGCAGTACGACCACGAGGTCGGCGTGCGCACGAGCGTCGGGCCGGGCGACGACGCCGCGATCATCGCGGTCCGAGAGGCCGAACAGGGGCTCGCGCTCTCCTCCGGTGGCGCTCCGAACTGGACCGACGTCGCACCGTACGAGGGTGCCCGCGCGGTGGCCCTCGAGAACGCGACGAACATCGCGGCCAAGGGGGCGACGCCGCTGGCCGCGGTCGACTGTCTCAACGGCGGCAATCCCGAGAAGCCCGACGTCTACGGCGGCTTCACTGGGATCGTCGACGGGCTCGCCGAGATGTGCGAAACCCTCTCCACGCCGGTCGTCGGCGGGAACGTCTCGCTGTACAACGACTCCGTCGCGGGACCGATACCGCCGACGCCGACGCTGGCGATGGTCGGCTCCAAGGACGGGTACGACGCGCCGCCGCTGGCGGTCGAGCCCGACGGCGACTTGCTTCTCGTCGGCGACCTCGGCCTCGAGGCCGGATCTCCCCGCCTCGGCGGCTCCGAGTATCTCGCCCAGTTCGACGGCAGCGACGCCTTCCCCGACCTCCCGGCCGATCCGGCGGCCGTCGTCGAGACCCTCGCTGCGGTCGCGAACGACGACGCGACCCTCGCAGTCCACGACGTCAGCCACGGCGGCCTCGCCGTCGCGCTCGCGGAGATGGTCACCGAGGACGCCGGGCTCGAGGTGGCGATTCCGAGCGACCAGCCGGCAGGGGCGTTGTTCCACGAACAGCCGGGGCGCGCACTCGTCCAGACCGAGTCGCCGGAGGCGGTCCGCGAGGCGTTCGACGGCGTCGCACCGGTCGTCGAACTCGGCTCGGCGACCGACGACGGTCGACTCGCGGTCGACGCCGGTCGGACGCTGACGGCCGACGCAGCCGAGATCCGCGACCGTCGCGGAACGATCGAACGGGAACTCGAGTGA
- a CDS encoding PHP domain-containing protein: protein MLSVELHTHSSLSYDGRDPIELILEQAEAVGLDAIAVTDHDEIDASLEAVERAPEYGLVGIPGMEISSKAGHVLGLGVEEAIPPGLSFESTLEAIHEQDGLAVIPHPFQESRHGVMARISREQLAMGDAIEVYNSRLFTGRANRQAERYARSRDLPMTAGSDAHISEMVGQAVTRVDAEDRSAAAILAAIADGRTTVEGKRTPWRISIQQFAGGVTRRLSHVLKLVR from the coding sequence GTGCTGTCGGTCGAACTTCACACGCACTCGTCGTTGTCCTACGACGGCCGCGATCCGATCGAACTCATCCTGGAGCAAGCGGAAGCCGTCGGACTCGACGCGATCGCAGTGACGGACCACGACGAAATCGACGCTAGCCTCGAGGCCGTCGAGCGCGCCCCCGAGTACGGCCTGGTCGGCATTCCCGGGATGGAGATCTCGAGCAAGGCGGGCCACGTCCTGGGACTGGGGGTCGAGGAGGCCATCCCGCCAGGCCTGTCGTTCGAATCGACGCTCGAGGCGATCCACGAGCAGGACGGGCTCGCGGTGATCCCCCACCCGTTTCAGGAGTCACGCCACGGGGTGATGGCCCGGATCTCCCGCGAACAACTCGCCATGGGGGACGCGATCGAAGTCTACAACTCCCGGCTGTTCACCGGCCGGGCGAACCGGCAAGCCGAACGCTACGCGCGGTCGCGGGACCTGCCCATGACTGCCGGCAGCGACGCCCACATCAGCGAGATGGTCGGACAGGCGGTCACCCGCGTCGACGCCGAGGATCGCTCGGCCGCCGCGATCCTCGCAGCGATCGCTGACGGGCGAACGACCGTCGAAGGGAAGCGAACGCCGTGGCGGATCAGCATCCAGCAGTTCGCCGGCGGCGTCACGCGACGACTGAGTCACGTTTTGAAACTCGTCCGATGA
- a CDS encoding asparagine synthase C-terminal domain-containing protein — translation MTEPHLRGTDPTTVRDALERGDSLPGTAGFAGVVDDLLVRDVLGRVPLFVDDGADTDATRNWAFEPSALEEPTLVPAGGATAVDGPLPEPESQWSLPDPEPVAHEAALEGLETAIETAADAVDSADRDIAVAFSGGVDSALVAELLDAPLYVVGFPDSHDVEAARTAADAMGRDLTVVDLEPADLERAVPRVARATGRTNAMDVQIALPLSLVGERVAADGFDALAVGQGADELFGGYEKVVRLDHRVDAETVRGAVREQIRSLPDQLPRDVLTIEATGLEPVAPFLHDAVVEAALRLPDELLADEDERKRGFRRVAAEYLPADVASRDKKAVQYGSLVARELDRLARQAGYKRRIDDHVSKYVAALCSDGPTRRE, via the coding sequence ATGACAGAACCACACCTTCGCGGTACCGACCCGACGACCGTCCGCGACGCGCTCGAGCGTGGCGACTCCCTCCCCGGAACCGCCGGCTTCGCAGGGGTGGTCGACGACCTGCTCGTTCGCGACGTCCTCGGACGGGTGCCGCTGTTCGTCGACGACGGAGCCGATACGGACGCGACCCGAAACTGGGCGTTCGAGCCGAGCGCACTCGAGGAACCGACGCTCGTTCCGGCCGGTGGGGCCACGGCCGTCGACGGTCCACTCCCCGAGCCGGAATCCCAGTGGTCGCTGCCCGATCCCGAGCCCGTCGCCCACGAGGCCGCACTCGAGGGACTCGAGACGGCGATCGAAACGGCGGCCGACGCCGTCGACTCGGCAGATCGCGATATCGCCGTCGCGTTCTCGGGGGGCGTCGACTCGGCGCTGGTCGCCGAACTCCTCGACGCGCCGCTGTACGTCGTCGGCTTCCCCGACAGCCACGACGTCGAGGCCGCGCGGACGGCCGCCGACGCGATGGGACGCGATCTCACCGTCGTCGACCTCGAGCCGGCCGACCTCGAGCGTGCGGTTCCCCGGGTCGCCCGAGCGACCGGGCGGACGAACGCGATGGACGTCCAGATCGCCCTTCCGCTGTCTCTGGTCGGCGAACGCGTCGCCGCGGACGGGTTCGACGCGCTCGCGGTCGGCCAGGGGGCCGACGAACTGTTCGGCGGCTACGAGAAGGTCGTCCGGCTCGATCATCGGGTCGACGCCGAGACGGTTCGGGGAGCCGTCCGGGAACAGATTCGGAGCCTGCCCGATCAGCTTCCACGGGACGTGCTGACGATCGAAGCGACTGGTCTCGAGCCGGTCGCACCGTTCCTCCACGACGCCGTGGTCGAGGCGGCGCTCCGACTCCCGGACGAGCTACTGGCCGACGAGGACGAACGAAAGCGCGGGTTCCGACGGGTTGCGGCCGAGTATCTGCCGGCGGACGTCGCCAGCAGGGACAAGAAAGCGGTCCAGTACGGCAGTCTCGTCGCGCGCGAACTCGATCGGCTGGCCCGGCAGGCCGGCTACAAGCGCCGGATCGACGATCACGTCAGCAAGTACGTCGCCGCGCTGTGCTCGGACGGCCCGACGCGACGCGAGTGA
- a CDS encoding cupin domain-containing protein, which translates to MLDTDADAIADLEPADGEVETAELVVSDDVLVKAFALGPGGELEAHDHPGSTNVFHVLEGTVTVIQDDERARIDAPGVVHHERGVAHGARNETDETVVFTASLCPLPS; encoded by the coding sequence ATGCTCGATACCGACGCCGATGCCATCGCCGACCTCGAGCCCGCCGACGGCGAGGTCGAAACCGCGGAACTGGTCGTCAGCGACGACGTACTCGTCAAGGCGTTCGCCCTCGGTCCCGGTGGCGAACTCGAGGCCCACGATCATCCCGGGAGTACGAACGTCTTCCACGTACTCGAGGGAACGGTGACCGTAATACAGGACGACGAACGCGCGCGGATCGACGCGCCCGGCGTCGTCCATCACGAGCGCGGCGTCGCCCACGGCGCGCGAAACGAGACCGACGAGACGGTGGTTTTCACCGCGAGCCTCTGTCCGCTGCCGTCCTGA
- a CDS encoding P-loop NTPase translates to MSITEHELEIKLEEVEDPDIGEDIVSLGLVNDVTIDDETARISLAFNAPYAPSELELGNRIREVIEDAGLEPDLRAHVGEEHGFDDEVLPRVRNVIAVSSGKGGVGKTTVAANLAAGLEKRGAMVGLLDADIHGPNIPQILPVESEPGVTPNEEIVPPRSDGVRVISMGIMMEEDDDPAILRGPMVNKFMMKFLEGVEWGKLDYLIVDLPPGTGDATLNLLQSMPVAGSVVVTTPQEMALDDTRKGIQMFNKHDTPVLGVVENMSSFICPSCGDQHGLFGTSGADTIVDQYDVPLLGRIPIHPDFGADGSEGALVKDDDSEVQSHLEDVVGEVADRIGEQNRRRVSENVTHEPTNKLPTETED, encoded by the coding sequence ATGAGCATCACAGAACACGAACTCGAAATCAAACTCGAGGAGGTCGAGGACCCGGACATCGGCGAGGACATCGTCTCGTTGGGGCTGGTCAACGACGTCACGATCGACGACGAGACCGCCCGGATCTCGCTCGCGTTCAACGCGCCGTATGCCCCCTCCGAACTGGAACTTGGCAATCGGATCCGCGAGGTCATCGAGGACGCCGGCCTCGAGCCCGACCTGCGAGCACACGTCGGCGAGGAACATGGGTTCGACGACGAGGTTCTGCCGCGAGTTCGCAACGTCATCGCGGTCTCCTCCGGTAAAGGCGGCGTCGGCAAGACGACGGTCGCGGCCAACCTCGCGGCCGGACTCGAGAAACGCGGTGCGATGGTGGGGCTGCTCGACGCCGACATTCACGGCCCGAACATCCCGCAGATCCTCCCCGTCGAGAGCGAACCCGGCGTCACACCCAACGAGGAAATCGTCCCGCCGCGCTCGGACGGCGTCCGCGTCATCAGTATGGGAATCATGATGGAGGAGGACGACGACCCCGCGATCTTGCGTGGGCCGATGGTCAACAAGTTCATGATGAAGTTCCTCGAGGGCGTCGAGTGGGGCAAGCTGGACTACCTCATCGTGGATCTGCCGCCGGGCACCGGCGACGCGACGTTGAACCTGCTGCAGTCGATGCCGGTAGCGGGCTCGGTCGTCGTCACGACGCCCCAGGAGATGGCACTGGACGACACCCGAAAGGGGATCCAGATGTTCAACAAACACGACACCCCGGTGCTGGGCGTCGTCGAGAACATGAGTTCCTTTATCTGTCCGTCCTGTGGCGACCAGCACGGGCTGTTCGGGACCAGCGGTGCGGATACCATCGTCGACCAGTACGACGTGCCGTTGCTGGGCCGGATCCCGATCCATCCCGACTTCGGTGCCGACGGTAGCGAGGGGGCACTCGTCAAGGACGACGACAGCGAGGTTCAGAGCCACCTCGAGGACGTCGTCGGCGAGGTCGCAGACCGGATCGGCGAGCAAAACCGCCGCCGGGTCTCGGAGAACGTCACGCACGAACCCACGAACAAGCTGCCGACCGAGACCGAAGACTGA
- the nrfD gene encoding NrfD/PsrC family molybdoenzyme membrane anchor subunit gives MSTKEPSEADILRPINTLTKKYFILYGVAALGLVAFLIAWAVQLQKGLVVTGLGDWGSGGGSTWGLYIGAFIWWVGVAHGGIILSAAVRLLGMDRYMPVARLAEMTTIGGLSAAGFYILVHMGRPDRMVTSVIGHYHITVNNSPLVWDVTVITAYFVLSATYLGLTLRYDITRLRDDLPDMFEPVYKLMTIGYTKKEDQVIDRMVWWLAAAVIIMAPLLLHGGVIPWLFALLPAMPGWTGAIQGPMFLSIALMSAISGITIISYAFRRAYDWDHIITDDIFRGMLLWLGFFTLLFLWFQLQTIINGVFLGPTNKAVAIEAKIAHPAYRVAMAMMFGTLVYIFLQGIRPALFSKKRALLASAIILTGTLTEKILFVVEGFLHPTFDIYANTPGTYFPSAIEWLSLVGTTALVALLFLNLSKLVPVVELHAIQHLRGDHEHSEEATEPEVEA, from the coding sequence ATGAGCACGAAGGAGCCATCAGAAGCGGACATTCTCCGGCCCATCAACACGCTCACGAAGAAGTACTTCATCTTGTACGGTGTCGCGGCACTGGGCCTCGTTGCCTTCCTCATCGCCTGGGCGGTCCAGCTCCAGAAGGGGCTGGTCGTCACCGGTCTCGGCGACTGGGGGAGCGGTGGCGGCTCGACGTGGGGCCTGTACATCGGCGCGTTCATCTGGTGGGTCGGGGTGGCACACGGCGGGATCATCCTCTCGGCCGCCGTCCGCCTGCTGGGCATGGACCGATACATGCCGGTCGCGCGCCTCGCGGAGATGACGACGATCGGTGGCCTCTCGGCCGCCGGCTTCTACATCCTGGTCCACATGGGCCGTCCGGACCGGATGGTGACGAGCGTCATCGGACACTACCACATCACGGTCAATAACTCGCCGCTCGTGTGGGACGTGACCGTCATCACGGCCTACTTCGTGCTGTCGGCGACGTACCTCGGCCTGACGCTACGCTATGACATCACCCGTCTGCGAGACGATCTGCCGGATATGTTCGAGCCGGTCTACAAGCTGATGACCATCGGCTACACGAAGAAGGAAGACCAGGTCATCGATCGGATGGTCTGGTGGCTCGCCGCTGCAGTCATCATCATGGCCCCGCTCTTGCTCCACGGCGGCGTGATCCCGTGGCTGTTCGCGCTCCTGCCGGCGATGCCCGGCTGGACCGGCGCGATTCAGGGGCCGATGTTCCTCAGTATCGCCCTGATGTCGGCGATCAGCGGCATCACGATCATCTCCTACGCGTTCCGCCGAGCCTACGACTGGGACCACATCATCACCGACGACATCTTCCGCGGGATGCTCCTCTGGCTCGGGTTCTTCACCCTGTTGTTCCTGTGGTTCCAGCTCCAGACGATCATCAACGGCGTCTTCCTCGGTCCGACCAACAAGGCGGTCGCAATCGAGGCGAAGATCGCCCACCCGGCTTACCGAGTTGCGATGGCGATGATGTTCGGTACACTCGTCTACATCTTCCTGCAGGGGATCCGTCCAGCCCTGTTCAGTAAGAAGCGAGCGCTTCTCGCCAGTGCGATCATCCTCACCGGGACCCTGACCGAGAAGATCCTCTTCGTCGTCGAAGGCTTCCTGCACCCGACCTTCGACATCTACGCCAACACGCCCGGGACCTACTTCCCGAGCGCGATCGAGTGGCTCTCGCTCGTTGGGACGACTGCGCTGGTTGCACTTTTATTCCTCAACCTCTCGAAGCTCGTCCCAGTGGTCGAACTCCACGCGATCCAACACCTGCGCGGCGACCACGAGCACAGTGAGGAAGCAACCGAACCGGAGGTGGAAGCATGA
- a CDS encoding 4Fe-4S ferredoxin N-terminal domain-containing protein — MSTDDESFHPLGKEWEDDLEAMLDDTEYDNELGMEMAQDAMRVTKGELSEAEFHERYHEDVMEEFGEDQRPTKEAYEAAQEEASGTVSNMLDAFDGDGDETRRETMKKMGVGAAAVGLGAWGTADDGEEPLAAAEGGHGPRQETTEESDTQWGMTIDLERCDGCLTCMTACTQENDIDKGVNWMYVMAWEDENNGGPGEDGGTDVYTDFNMGSDFNMLVRPCQHCTDAPCEKVCPTTARHTRDKDGLVLTDYDVCIGCRYCQVACPYGVNYFQWDEPSVDYEDIDGNEDPEDPDEITHAEYEHGERWVDSRAPRGVMSKCTMCPSMQDGKQGEEKVGTTACESACPPGAIQFGNVKDEASDPSQHREHPTKSRAIIHLVNSVESTKSAPSADQVNEALSDGDDLETAIENIDGLTSDILAVMKSIEIVSEGMEPGDSENNSILEGEQQILAAVEAFEQYVDLETEEAYAELGLGDGSEQQAQFRLEQYAGDPSSFQLLEDIGTNPNVTYLGQQPGPEAYQVEGPTKYEDQDLLDKRQEALDEETIGRVDGVSL; from the coding sequence ATGAGCACGGACGATGAATCATTCCATCCGCTCGGAAAAGAGTGGGAGGACGACCTCGAGGCGATGCTCGACGATACCGAGTACGACAACGAACTCGGTATGGAGATGGCCCAGGACGCGATGCGGGTCACGAAGGGCGAACTCTCCGAAGCCGAATTCCACGAACGCTATCACGAGGACGTGATGGAGGAGTTCGGCGAGGACCAGCGCCCGACCAAAGAGGCCTACGAAGCGGCCCAAGAGGAGGCAAGCGGCACCGTCTCCAACATGCTCGACGCCTTCGACGGCGACGGCGACGAGACCCGTCGCGAAACGATGAAGAAGATGGGCGTCGGCGCGGCGGCCGTCGGGCTCGGTGCCTGGGGGACCGCCGACGACGGGGAAGAACCCCTCGCGGCGGCCGAAGGAGGGCACGGACCCCGACAGGAGACTACCGAGGAATCGGACACCCAGTGGGGGATGACGATCGACCTCGAGCGCTGTGACGGCTGTCTGACCTGTATGACAGCCTGTACACAGGAGAACGACATCGACAAAGGGGTCAACTGGATGTACGTCATGGCCTGGGAGGACGAGAACAACGGGGGGCCCGGAGAAGACGGCGGGACCGACGTCTACACCGACTTCAACATGGGGAGCGACTTCAATATGCTCGTGCGTCCGTGCCAGCACTGCACGGATGCCCCCTGTGAGAAGGTCTGTCCGACGACGGCCCGTCACACCCGCGACAAGGACGGACTCGTCCTGACCGACTACGACGTCTGTATCGGCTGCCGGTACTGTCAGGTCGCCTGTCCCTACGGCGTCAACTACTTCCAGTGGGACGAACCGAGCGTCGACTACGAGGACATCGACGGGAACGAGGATCCGGAGGATCCCGACGAGATCACCCACGCCGAGTACGAACACGGCGAGCGGTGGGTCGACAGTCGCGCACCCCGCGGTGTGATGAGCAAGTGTACGATGTGTCCGTCCATGCAGGACGGCAAACAGGGAGAGGAGAAGGTCGGAACGACTGCCTGCGAATCCGCTTGCCCGCCGGGCGCGATCCAGTTTGGCAACGTCAAAGACGAGGCCAGCGATCCGTCCCAGCACCGCGAGCACCCGACCAAGAGTCGCGCGATCATTCACCTGGTGAACAGCGTCGAAAGTACCAAATCCGCTCCGTCGGCGGATCAGGTCAACGAGGCCCTCAGCGACGGCGACGACCTCGAGACCGCAATCGAGAATATCGACGGCCTCACCTCGGACATCCTCGCGGTCATGAAGTCGATCGAAATTGTCAGCGAGGGGATGGAGCCCGGTGACAGTGAGAACAACTCTATTCTCGAAGGCGAACAGCAGATTCTCGCGGCCGTCGAGGCCTTCGAGCAGTACGTCGACCTCGAGACCGAGGAGGCGTACGCCGAACTGGGACTCGGCGATGGCAGCGAACAGCAGGCCCAGTTCCGACTCGAACAGTACGCTGGCGACCCGAGTTCGTTCCAGTTGCTCGAGGACATCGGGACGAACCCGAACGTCACCTACCTCGGCCAGCAACCCGGACCGGAGGCCTATCAGGTCGAAGGACCGACCAAGTACGAGGATCAGGACCTCCTCGACAAGCGCCAGGAGGCTCTCGACGAAGAAACGATCGGTCGTGTTGACGGGGTGTCGCTATGA
- a CDS encoding helix-turn-helix domain-containing protein translates to MAQATLTLTMPEEIWIQQISTEYPAATFRVLAAVPGTESGFALVRVSGPAVPEVIEAMNDHPQLTEITLAQWSDNEATVHFETTVPLLMFSSRESGMPIELPVEIQDGEASIEVTGSRERLAELAEQLEHFGLQYRIEHVRERLHESQLLSERQLEVVAAAVDEGYYDTPRRCSLTDLAGHLDIAKSTCSETLHRAEEAIIKRFVEDLPNIDREESLEEQLATS, encoded by the coding sequence ATGGCCCAAGCAACCCTTACTCTCACAATGCCCGAGGAGATCTGGATTCAACAGATATCGACGGAGTATCCAGCGGCGACCTTTCGGGTCCTTGCAGCCGTCCCGGGGACGGAGTCCGGATTCGCACTCGTCCGGGTTTCCGGTCCGGCGGTCCCCGAAGTGATCGAGGCGATGAACGACCACCCACAGCTCACCGAAATCACGCTCGCCCAGTGGAGCGACAACGAGGCGACGGTTCACTTCGAGACGACGGTGCCCCTCCTGATGTTTTCCTCTCGAGAGTCGGGGATGCCGATCGAGCTCCCGGTCGAGATTCAGGACGGCGAGGCGTCGATCGAGGTCACTGGCTCCCGGGAACGGCTGGCCGAACTCGCCGAACAGCTCGAACACTTCGGCCTCCAGTATCGGATCGAACACGTACGCGAGCGGCTCCACGAGAGCCAACTCCTCTCGGAGCGCCAGCTCGAGGTCGTCGCGGCCGCCGTCGACGAGGGGTACTACGACACCCCGCGGCGCTGTTCGCTGACCGACCTCGCGGGCCACCTCGACATCGCCAAGTCGACCTGTAGCGAAACGCTCCACCGGGCGGAAGAGGCGATCATCAAGCGGTTCGTCGAGGACCTCCCCAACATCGACCGCGAGGAATCGCTCGAAGAGCAACTCGCGACGAGTTGA
- a CDS encoding DUF2249 domain-containing protein produces MATKPTDRTLDVREIDGPPFDDIIAALGDLESDQRLRLIAPFEPRPLYEELDERGFAHESVERDGGVWHVLIESA; encoded by the coding sequence ATGGCAACCAAACCGACCGATCGAACGCTGGACGTCAGGGAGATCGATGGCCCGCCGTTCGACGACATCATCGCCGCACTCGGGGACCTCGAGTCCGACCAACGACTGCGGTTGATCGCGCCGTTCGAACCCAGACCGCTCTACGAGGAACTCGACGAGCGTGGGTTCGCCCACGAGAGCGTGGAACGCGACGGCGGCGTCTGGCACGTTCTCATCGAATCCGCGTAG
- a CDS encoding DUF2249 domain-containing protein, with protein MTRLDVREIPPVNRHPKIHDEFDALEPGETLTIVNDHEPKPLFYEFEAEVEAFDADGYEVERVAPDEFVARFPKQEA; from the coding sequence ATGACACGACTCGATGTCAGAGAGATCCCGCCGGTGAACCGCCATCCGAAGATCCACGACGAGTTCGACGCCCTCGAGCCGGGCGAGACGTTGACGATCGTCAACGATCACGAACCCAAGCCGCTGTTCTACGAGTTCGAGGCGGAGGTCGAGGCGTTCGACGCCGATGGCTACGAGGTCGAACGGGTCGCCCCCGACGAGTTCGTCGCCAGGTTCCCGAAACAGGAGGCGTAG
- a CDS encoding DUF2249 domain-containing protein, with amino-acid sequence MQSLTSVVDRTAAPSDRPQEHLDVRSLGPPNPLQQTLERLVELPDETVLVQQNDRVPQFLFPKLDDRGYRYETVERDDDVVTVIWRGD; translated from the coding sequence ATGCAGTCGCTCACTAGCGTCGTCGACCGGACCGCCGCACCGAGTGATCGACCCCAGGAGCACCTCGACGTGCGGTCGCTCGGCCCGCCGAATCCGCTCCAGCAGACGCTCGAGCGACTCGTCGAGCTGCCCGACGAGACCGTTCTGGTCCAGCAAAACGACCGGGTTCCCCAGTTCCTGTTCCCGAAATTGGACGACCGCGGTTACCGATACGAGACGGTCGAGCGCGACGACGACGTCGTGACCGTCATCTGGCGTGGAGACTGA
- a CDS encoding methytransferase partner Trm112 produces the protein MNESLLDILCCPLDKHDLELEDAEYDDDDVVGGDLVCTECGEAYPIEDGIPNLLPPDMREETPA, from the coding sequence ATGAACGAGTCGTTACTGGATATCCTCTGCTGTCCGCTCGACAAACACGATCTGGAACTCGAGGACGCCGAGTACGACGACGACGACGTCGTCGGCGGCGACCTCGTCTGTACGGAGTGCGGAGAGGCCTACCCGATCGAAGACGGGATCCCGAACCTGTTGCCGCCGGATATGCGCGAGGAGACGCCGGCCTGA